Proteins from one Polynucleobacter wuianus genomic window:
- the plsY gene encoding glycerol-3-phosphate 1-O-acyltransferase PlsY → MTLTLDLLLIPLAYLIGSISFAVVVSKCMNLPDPHSYGSGNPGATNVLRTGNKLAAGLTFLGDALKGYFAVMLARLLLGDQSLTSSLGSWVLCGVVLAVFLGHLFPIFHGFKGGKGVATACGILFGVNVILGIATLGTWIIVAVFMRYSSLAALAAAVFGPIYFVFLFGFQPMGISLLVVCLLLIWRHRSNIQNLLNGTESRIGSKKNKT, encoded by the coding sequence ATGACTTTAACCCTAGACCTATTGTTGATTCCGCTTGCCTATCTGATCGGCTCTATTTCATTTGCCGTAGTAGTCAGTAAGTGCATGAACCTACCTGATCCACATTCTTATGGTTCTGGCAATCCGGGGGCTACTAATGTGCTACGAACAGGCAATAAGTTGGCGGCTGGTCTCACTTTTCTTGGTGATGCCCTTAAGGGTTATTTTGCGGTGATGTTGGCTCGACTTTTGTTGGGCGATCAATCACTCACTTCTTCCTTGGGTTCATGGGTGCTGTGTGGTGTAGTGCTTGCCGTTTTCTTGGGACATTTGTTTCCAATCTTTCATGGCTTTAAAGGTGGCAAAGGCGTTGCTACCGCATGCGGTATTTTGTTCGGCGTCAATGTGATTCTTGGTATCGCCACCCTTGGCACCTGGATCATCGTGGCTGTATTCATGCGCTACTCTTCTTTAGCCGCTTTGGCTGCTGCCGTATTTGGCCCTATTTATTTTGTATTTTTGTTTGGCTTCCAGCCAATGGGTATATCACTCTTAGTGGTGTGTCTACTTTTAATCTGGCGTCATCGAAGTAATATCCAAAATTTACTCAACGGCACAGAAAGCCGTATTGGTTCAAAAAAGAACAAAACCTAA
- a CDS encoding YajQ family cyclic di-GMP-binding protein — MPSFDVVCEPDMVELKNAIEQSNKEISNRFDFKGSDSRVEQKDETLILFGDDDFKLGQVRDVLFGKMAKRNVDVRYLKDDKKETIGSDKRKQTMKIQKGITSELAKKVVRIIKDSKIKVQASIQGDAVRVTGAKRDDLQATMALLKKDVTEAPLGFNNFRD, encoded by the coding sequence ATGCCTTCATTTGACGTGGTTTGCGAGCCGGACATGGTTGAGCTTAAAAATGCGATTGAGCAATCGAATAAAGAGATTAGCAATCGCTTTGACTTTAAGGGTTCTGATAGTCGCGTAGAGCAAAAAGATGAAACTCTCATCTTATTTGGTGATGATGACTTTAAATTGGGTCAAGTACGGGATGTGCTCTTTGGCAAGATGGCTAAGCGTAACGTAGATGTACGTTATCTGAAAGATGATAAAAAAGAGACTATTGGTAGCGATAAGCGCAAGCAAACCATGAAGATTCAAAAAGGCATCACTTCAGAGCTTGCTAAAAAAGTAGTCCGTATTATTAAAGATAGCAAAATCAAAGTGCAAGCGAGTATTCAGGGTGATGCGGTTCGTGTCACTGGTGCAAAGCGAGATGATCTGCAAGCAACGATGGCTCTACTTAAAAAAGACGTGACCGAAGCGCCATTGGGCTTTAATAATTTCCGTGACTAA
- the folE gene encoding GTP cyclohydrolase I — protein MATKKTSNSVSAKKVTKKSVTAKSTDKKSTSKKDESGLPLSVVIRRRIEAQKARFHANDNIAAFIKPGELERLVDEVSEKMQAVLESLVIDTKNDHNTRNTSQRVAKMYVQEVFNGRYVEQPTLTKFPNVSRLNELMIIGPITVRSACSHHLCPIMGRIWIGVLPSKESALIGLSKYSRLTEWVMCRPQIQEEAVVELADMLEKKIKPIGVAVVMDADHFCMQWRGVKDRDSKMINSVMRGAFLKDSNLRREFLALIDRK, from the coding sequence ATGGCAACCAAAAAAACATCCAATTCAGTATCGGCTAAGAAGGTCACAAAGAAATCTGTGACTGCTAAATCGACAGATAAAAAATCTACTAGCAAGAAAGACGAGTCCGGTCTTCCGCTCTCAGTTGTGATCCGTCGCCGTATTGAGGCACAGAAAGCACGCTTTCATGCAAATGACAATATTGCAGCTTTTATTAAACCAGGCGAGCTAGAGCGTTTAGTTGATGAAGTTTCTGAAAAGATGCAGGCTGTGTTAGAGAGTCTGGTTATTGATACTAAAAATGATCACAACACCAGAAATACCAGCCAGCGCGTAGCCAAGATGTATGTGCAAGAAGTATTCAATGGCCGTTACGTTGAGCAACCCACCTTAACGAAATTTCCGAACGTGAGTCGCTTAAACGAGCTCATGATTATTGGTCCCATTACCGTACGAAGTGCATGCTCTCATCATCTGTGCCCCATCATGGGCCGCATTTGGATTGGTGTTCTACCTAGTAAGGAGTCTGCGTTAATTGGCTTATCCAAATACTCGCGATTAACTGAGTGGGTTATGTGTAGACCCCAGATTCAAGAAGAGGCTGTAGTGGAGTTGGCTGACATGCTCGAGAAAAAGATTAAACCAATCGGTGTTGCTGTGGTGATGGATGCTGATCACTTTTGCATGCAATGGCGTGGTGTCAAAGATCGTGACTCCAAGATGATTAATAGCGTGATGCGTGGGGCTTTCTTAAAAGACTCTAATCTACGCCGTGAATTTTTAGCATTAATTGATCGTAAGTAA
- the brnA gene encoding type II toxin-antitoxin system BrnA family antitoxin, which yields MKKPNKIIPKFKNEKEERAFWEKNDASDYFDLSKATKVTMPNLKPSTASISLRLSQSVLENIKLQANKLDVPYQSLMKVWLAEKLEEAAK from the coding sequence ATGAAAAAGCCTAATAAGATTATTCCTAAATTCAAGAACGAAAAAGAAGAGCGTGCTTTTTGGGAAAAAAATGATGCCTCAGATTATTTTGATCTGTCCAAGGCAACAAAAGTGACGATGCCAAATCTTAAGCCTTCAACAGCCTCAATTTCTTTGCGCCTATCCCAGAGCGTTCTAGAGAATATTAAATTACAGGCAAATAAGTTGGATGTGCCTTATCAGTCCCTGATGAAAGTTTGGCTAGCTGAAAAGTTGGAAGAGGCTGCTAAGTAA
- the murB gene encoding UDP-N-acetylmuramate dehydrogenase, translated as MNSSHNAASQAKSSLNLDLRDRNTFGFDASAELAYEISAAEQIPAVITEIAGKCLPWRVLGGGSNVILPKVLPGATLLMNITGQKILSSDPNATLVAVGGGVNWHEFVAWTLDNHFPGLENLALIPGTVGAAPIQNIGAYGVEIGEYIDSVEAFDSKSHAFVTLTKDACQFAYRDSYFKKNPHRYIVIKVVFKIPKQWQARIHYADLAKQFSENSSPSPEDIFLAVCKIRTHKLPDPKVIGNAGSFFQNPIVPNEQYETLLHKYPELVSYPDAVGKRKLAAGWLIDQCGFKGQRMGNVGVYDNQALVLVNHGNGTAQDILGLAKCIQDKVKKEFGVSLEIEPNIL; from the coding sequence ATGAACTCCAGCCATAATGCAGCTTCCCAAGCAAAATCGAGCCTAAATCTCGACCTTCGGGATCGCAATACATTTGGGTTTGATGCCAGTGCAGAACTTGCCTATGAAATATCTGCTGCAGAGCAAATTCCAGCAGTGATCACAGAAATTGCCGGGAAGTGTTTGCCCTGGCGTGTATTGGGCGGTGGCAGCAATGTCATCCTACCCAAGGTTTTGCCGGGTGCAACCCTGCTGATGAATATCACCGGCCAGAAGATTCTTTCTTCTGACCCCAACGCAACCTTGGTAGCCGTTGGCGGTGGGGTCAACTGGCATGAATTTGTTGCATGGACTTTGGACAACCATTTTCCAGGACTAGAAAACTTGGCTCTCATTCCAGGCACAGTTGGCGCTGCACCCATTCAGAACATTGGTGCTTATGGTGTTGAGATAGGCGAGTACATTGATTCTGTTGAAGCTTTTGATTCTAAAAGTCATGCCTTTGTCACGCTTACAAAAGATGCCTGCCAGTTTGCGTATCGCGATAGCTACTTCAAGAAAAATCCCCATCGCTATATTGTGATAAAGGTCGTTTTTAAAATCCCCAAACAATGGCAAGCGCGTATTCATTACGCAGATTTAGCAAAACAGTTTTCAGAAAACTCGTCCCCAAGCCCAGAAGACATCTTTTTGGCAGTTTGTAAGATTCGTACACACAAGTTGCCTGACCCCAAGGTGATTGGTAATGCAGGTAGCTTCTTTCAAAACCCAATTGTTCCAAATGAACAGTACGAGACCCTACTTCATAAATACCCAGAATTGGTTTCATACCCAGATGCTGTAGGTAAGCGCAAGCTTGCTGCTGGCTGGTTAATTGATCAATGCGGCTTTAAGGGTCAGCGCATGGGCAATGTTGGCGTTTATGACAATCAAGCGCTTGTCTTAGTGAACCATGGCAACGGTACAGCCCAAGATATTTTGGGTCTAGCTAAATGCATTCAAGATAAAGTCAAAAAAGAATTTGGTGTGAGCTTGGAGATTGAACCCAATATTCTCTGA
- the xerD gene encoding site-specific tyrosine recombinase XerD has translation MTSKGQMHPASEEAIERFCDACWLEDGLAKNSLSAYRRDLLLLAQWLYRQSGADLYSVQEKDLTAYIAHRRADKATTANRRLTVFKRFYRHALRINLVKSDPCIGLRAAKQALRFPKTLSEDQVTALLNAPDIETPLGLRDRTMLELMYASGLRVSEIVSLKTVALGLNEGVVRVVNGKGGKERLVPFGGEAGQWLRRYLAEARTPLLEGKTTDAVFVGRHTGTGLTRQAFWALIKRYATVANIPVALSPHTLRHAFATHLLNHGADLRVVQLLLGHADISTTQIYTHVARERLKSIHQQHHPRGS, from the coding sequence ATGACCTCTAAAGGTCAAATGCACCCAGCAAGCGAAGAGGCGATCGAGCGTTTTTGTGATGCTTGCTGGCTAGAGGACGGTCTGGCAAAGAACAGTCTGTCTGCTTATCGAAGGGATTTGTTGTTACTGGCGCAATGGCTATATCGGCAATCTGGCGCTGATTTATATTCAGTTCAAGAAAAAGATCTCACTGCCTACATAGCGCATCGCAGAGCAGATAAGGCAACTACCGCCAATCGACGACTTACCGTATTCAAACGTTTTTATCGTCACGCTTTACGTATCAACTTAGTCAAGAGCGATCCGTGTATTGGATTGCGTGCTGCAAAGCAGGCTTTGCGTTTTCCTAAAACATTGAGCGAAGATCAGGTCACTGCTTTGCTCAATGCACCCGATATAGAAACTCCGCTGGGTTTGCGTGATCGTACGATGCTTGAACTCATGTATGCCTCTGGCTTACGTGTCTCAGAAATTGTTTCTCTTAAGACGGTTGCTTTGGGTTTGAATGAGGGCGTCGTACGTGTCGTCAATGGTAAAGGCGGTAAAGAACGTTTAGTGCCTTTTGGTGGCGAAGCGGGGCAGTGGTTAAGAAGATATCTTGCAGAAGCTCGTACACCACTTCTTGAGGGTAAAACGACTGATGCGGTGTTTGTGGGGCGCCATACTGGTACAGGCCTAACAAGACAAGCTTTTTGGGCTCTGATTAAGCGTTATGCAACTGTTGCCAATATCCCTGTTGCACTATCGCCGCACACTCTTCGGCATGCTTTTGCAACGCACCTACTCAATCATGGTGCTGACTTGAGGGTGGTGCAATTATTGCTGGGGCATGCAGACATTTCGACTACGCAGATTTATACCCACGTAGCTAGAGAGCGCCTTAAATCGATTCATCAGCAGCATCACCCACGTGGTTCATGA
- a CDS encoding BrnT family toxin: MNVYYDNIHSMIDLHQIAGFQWDAGNAYKSQDKHGVTQVEAEEIFFNQPLLISGDEKHSEEERRYLALGVTSAKVPLSVVFTLRKKGTLIRVVSARPMSKKERAFYEKA, translated from the coding sequence GTGAATGTATATTATGATAATATACATTCAATGATAGATCTTCATCAAATAGCAGGGTTTCAGTGGGATGCAGGAAATGCTTATAAGAGCCAAGATAAGCATGGAGTTACTCAGGTTGAGGCTGAAGAAATATTTTTTAATCAGCCTTTATTAATTTCGGGTGATGAAAAGCATAGCGAGGAAGAGCGGCGATATCTTGCACTTGGAGTCACTAGCGCAAAAGTGCCGTTGTCTGTAGTGTTTACTTTGCGCAAAAAGGGAACCTTAATTAGAGTGGTTTCTGCAAGACCAATGAGCAAAAAAGAAAGGGCGTTTTATGAAAAAGCCTAA
- a CDS encoding MAPEG family protein — translation MTIAYACVLFMGLFPYVAAGIAKKGFDQYDNSMPRQWLAKQTGFRARANAAQANLFESLPLFFAAVIIASINNAPQARIDLLAIGFVIARIAYLICYIANWPSTRSIVWLLGLVCVVAIFFQI, via the coding sequence ATGACTATTGCATATGCTTGTGTCTTATTCATGGGTTTATTTCCCTATGTTGCTGCGGGCATTGCCAAAAAAGGGTTTGATCAATACGACAACAGCATGCCAAGGCAATGGCTCGCTAAGCAAACTGGTTTTAGGGCAAGAGCCAACGCAGCTCAAGCCAACCTTTTTGAATCTCTCCCCCTCTTTTTTGCGGCGGTGATCATCGCATCTATAAACAATGCGCCGCAAGCAAGAATCGATTTACTTGCGATTGGCTTTGTAATTGCTCGTATTGCATATTTAATTTGTTATATCGCCAATTGGCCCTCCACAAGATCAATCGTTTGGCTGTTGGGGTTAGTTTGTGTCGTCGCAATATTTTTCCAGATCTAA